Proteins encoded by one window of Pecten maximus chromosome 15, xPecMax1.1, whole genome shotgun sequence:
- the LOC117344036 gene encoding sepiapterin reductase-like: LQAQAGVLESLLPKLLAAKFPSSSLFILLARNLTNLEAVKAEILENIPDLTVAVKKFDQGNLDQSTYDTLFDSVFNEYGVTADDFEQSVIVHNAGTIGDNTKYASDLSDVEAVQANFDINVSGMILLNAQFLKKFSNSSKGRSVIQVSSLVAVQPVPSFSLYCTGKAARDMFFRVMAAENPSIRVLNYAPGPCETDMQRACREDTVDRTTRDMFKAMHTEGNTLKCDTSIAKLVELLRQDKYDSGAHIDFFDDI, translated from the exons TTACAGGCGCAAGCAGGGGTCTTGGAAAGTCTGTTGCCAAAATTGCTTGCTGCAAAATTTCCATCGTCGTCACTGTTTATTCTTCTAGCaagaaatttaacaaatttaGAGGCAGTGAAAGCCGAAATTCTGGAAAATATTCCTGATCTGACAGTTGCTGTCAAAAAATTTGATCAGGGTAATCTCGACCAATCGACGTATGACACATTGTTTGACAGCGTGTTTAACGAATACGGCGTGACAGCAGATGACTTTGAGCAGTCAGTTATCGTCCATAATGCCGGAACTATAGGTGACAACACCAAGTACGCCAGTGATCTTTCTGATGTAGAAGCTGTTCAGGCGAACTTTGATATAAATGTTTCTGGCATGATTCTACTCAATGCGCAATTCCTTAAGAAATTTTCCAATTCGTCTAAAGGAAGATCAGTCATACAGGTGTCTTCTTTAGTCGCAGTTCAACCAGTGCCTTCGTTttctttatattgtacag gaAAAGCAGCTAGGGATATGTTCTTCCGAGTTATGGCTGCAGAGAATCCTTCCATCCGTGTCCTTAACTATGCTCCAGGACCTTGTGAAACAGACATGCAGCGGGCATGTAGGGAGGATACAGTAGATCGCACCACAAGGGATATGTTTAAAG CCATGCACACTGAAGGAAACACTTTGAAATGTGACACGTCTATAGCTAAGCTGGTGGAACTGCTGCGACAGGACAAGTACGACAGTGGAGCACACATTGATTTCTTTGACGACATCTGA